TTGATAGACTTGACTACTGCAGACACAATTACCTCACACTCGTATTAGTTTATTAAATCCAGAGCCATTGTAACCGCTTCCAGGGCATTTCCGGCTTTGATTACAGTGCCGTCAGCCTTGCCGTTCTGGCTCATTGACCAGCTGTTTAAAGTAATTACCGGCAGTCCGCTTTGGAGGGCATAGGCTATTTCAGACAATGTTCCGTAAGCACCGCCCACCGCAATAACTGCCTGGGCAGATTTGACCACCATGACATTCCGGGCAAAACCTATACTGCTTATTATGGGTATTTGGACATACGGGTTTGCCTCTTCGCGGCTGTTTCCCGGCAGTATGCCTATGGTCAGCCCCCCGTTTAAAGATGCGCCCCGGCAGGCGGCTTCCATTACCCCGCCCATGCCCCCGCAGACAAGTGTAACCTGCCTAAGCGCAAGTTCTTTGCCCACTTCCTCTGCCAAACGGGTTTCTTCCGGCGTGGCTTTGGAGGCACCTATAACCGCAATGAAAATACGTTTATTATCCATGAAAAGCAAGGGAATTATAACACCCCTGTGCTATTTGGGGCAAAGATTTAAGAGTTGAAACGGTTGGAGGCGGTATCCAGTCCAAAGGTCAGCAGGCAGGTGAGTGCTTCGGAAGCACGGGTAATAGCCTTGTCCATAATCTCCCGTTCTTCCCCGCCGAAGTTGCCCAGTACATGGTCTACCACCTCAGTTCCGTTATTCCGGCTATCCGGCTTGCCGATACCTATCTTCAGGCGGATAAATTCCTTGGTGCCGATGTCTGTAATAATAGATGAAATGCCGTTATGCCCGCCGGCACTCCCCCCCAGCCGCAGTCGGATTTTGCCCGCAGGCAAATCCAAATCATCCTGCACTACAATAATATCAGCGGCTTTAAGGTTGTAGCGGCGAAGCAGCTGGCTGGCGGCTTTGCCGGAGAGGTTCATATAGGTCTGGGGTTTGGCCAGCACTATTTCTTCGTCATTTATGCGGCCGGAACCGGTGCGGGAAAGGCAGCATTTTTTGTCAAAGCTGATATGGTTGTCTTTGGCAAAACGGCTCAGGCACTGGAAACCTACGTTATGGCGGTTGCCCGAATATTCTTTGCCGGGGTTTCCCAGCCCGATAATAAGTTTCATCAAGATTGCTCCAGCATATTTATAAATTCCTGTTCGGACAGCTCTTTTACCCCCATACTGCGGGCTTTGGCCAGCTTGGAGCCGGCATCAGCACCTACCACCAGATAGCGGGTTGCTTTGGTAACATTGTCCTTGGCCGTGCCGCCAAGTGAGCGGATTTTTTGCTGTGCTTCTTCGCGGCTTAAACTATCCAGTTTGCCGGTAACTACAAACTCCACTCCGGAAAGCGGCAGAGGTTTGTATGAGGGCTTTTGGTCTGAAGCAAGCTTTACTCCGGCTGTTTCCAAACGGCGGATGACCGCTATGTTTTTTTCTTCGCTGAAATAGGCTTTTATGCTGCTGGCTATCTTGGCACCTATATCCGGTATAGTTTGCAGTTCATCAAGCCCTGCCCCCGCCAGTGCCCATATATCACCGTAGCGGCTGGATAGCAAAGCGGCTGTCTCATTTCCCACGTGGCGGATACCCAGCCCGAATATTACCCTGTCCAGCGGGCGGCTTTTGCTGTCTGCGATAGCTTTTATTATATTATCCGCACTTTTTTCACCCATGCGCGGCAGTTTCAGTAAATCAGCCGCAGTCAGGTAGTAAAGGTCAGATACGTTTTTGACTAGTCCCTCTTGTGCCAGTATCACGCTCAGGCTTTCGCCGATGCCGCGGATATCCATAGTCCCTCTGGAAACAAAGTGTTCCAGCTGGCGTTCAAACTGGGCGGGGCAGGAAACGTTGGCACAGTAGTGCATAGCCTCGCCTGCGGGGCGGTATATTTCCCCTCCGCACACCGGGCAGGCCGGGCGGCTAAGTTTGGGGTTAAACAGGGTTTCCTCCATGCTGAAGGGTTTTGATTCGGGGCTGCGTTTAGCCAGCACCGGGGCAACTACCTCTGGTATTACTTCCCCCGCCCGCTGGATTACTACCGTATCCCCTTCACGGATATCCTTGCGGAGGATATCATCTTCGTTATGCAAACTGGCCTGTTTTACCACTACCCCGCCTACATTTACCGGTTCAAGGATAGCATACGGGTTTAAAGTGCCGGTACGGCCTACCGATATGCCTATTTTCCTAAGGAGGGTAGTGACCTGTTCGGCCGGAAATTTATAGGCGATAGCCCAGCGGGGTTCACGTCCCGCATCCCCCAGTTTTTGCTGCAGGGATACGGAATCTACCTTGAAGACTACCCCGTCTGCTTCGTAGGGCAGGGAATCCCGGTTTTCCGCCATCTCACGGTAGTATTCTTTGGCTTCTTCCAGGGTGTTTACCAGACGGTTACGCGGGTTTATCTTAAAACCCAGGCGGCTGAAATATTCCAGTATCTGCCAGTGGCTGTCAGGCAGCAGGCTGTCTTCCGCATACCCCAGAGCATAAATAAATATATCCAGCGGTCTTTCGGCCGTTACTGACGGGTCAAGCTGGCGGAGCGAACCGGCGGCGGCATTGCGGGGGTTGGCAAAAAGGGATAGCCCTTTATCAGCCCTTTCGCGGTTGAGCTTGGCGAAGCCTTCTTTTGGAAGATACACTTCACCCCTTATTTCAAAAACAGGGGGGGCGTCCTCCTCGGTATTTAAGGGTATAGAATGGATAGTTCTCAGGTTTCGGGTGATATTTTCACCCTGAAAGCCGTCACCCCGGGTAGCGCCGGTGGTAAACTTGCCGTTTCGGTAGGTAAGTGCAACTGCCAGCCCGTCCATTTTGGGTTCGCAGTCTATCTGAAAAGCGGCATTCCCCAGCAGTTTCTTTACCCGCAGGTACCAGGCTTCCAGTTCCGTATCTGAAAAGGCATTTGCCAGAGAAAGCAGCGGATAAGGGTGATTGACAATGCCGAAGGCCTTTAGCGGCTCAGCCCCCACTCTTTGGGTGGG
This sequence is a window from Dehalococcoides mccartyi 195. Protein-coding genes within it:
- the pth gene encoding aminoacyl-tRNA hydrolase, which encodes MKLIIGLGNPGKEYSGNRHNVGFQCLSRFAKDNHISFDKKCCLSRTGSGRINDEEIVLAKPQTYMNLSGKAASQLLRRYNLKAADIIVVQDDLDLPAGKIRLRLGGSAGGHNGISSIITDIGTKEFIRLKIGIGKPDSRNNGTEVVDHVLGNFGGEEREIMDKAITRASEALTCLLTFGLDTASNRFNS
- the ligA gene encoding NAD-dependent DNA ligase LigA, with translation MFSPRTEIENLRREINRHNQLYYVQDNPEISDSEYDALLRRLKELEEAHPELVTADSPTQRVGAEPLKAFGIVNHPYPLLSLANAFSDTELEAWYLRVKKLLGNAAFQIDCEPKMDGLAVALTYRNGKFTTGATRGDGFQGENITRNLRTIHSIPLNTEEDAPPVFEIRGEVYLPKEGFAKLNRERADKGLSLFANPRNAAAGSLRQLDPSVTAERPLDIFIYALGYAEDSLLPDSHWQILEYFSRLGFKINPRNRLVNTLEEAKEYYREMAENRDSLPYEADGVVFKVDSVSLQQKLGDAGREPRWAIAYKFPAEQVTTLLRKIGISVGRTGTLNPYAILEPVNVGGVVVKQASLHNEDDILRKDIREGDTVVIQRAGEVIPEVVAPVLAKRSPESKPFSMEETLFNPKLSRPACPVCGGEIYRPAGEAMHYCANVSCPAQFERQLEHFVSRGTMDIRGIGESLSVILAQEGLVKNVSDLYYLTAADLLKLPRMGEKSADNIIKAIADSKSRPLDRVIFGLGIRHVGNETAALLSSRYGDIWALAGAGLDELQTIPDIGAKIASSIKAYFSEEKNIAVIRRLETAGVKLASDQKPSYKPLPLSGVEFVVTGKLDSLSREEAQQKIRSLGGTAKDNVTKATRYLVVGADAGSKLAKARSMGVKELSEQEFINMLEQS
- a CDS encoding TIGR00725 family protein; its protein translation is MDNKRIFIAVIGASKATPEETRLAEEVGKELALRQVTLVCGGMGGVMEAACRGASLNGGLTIGILPGNSREEANPYVQIPIISSIGFARNVMVVKSAQAVIAVGGAYGTLSEIAYALQSGLPVITLNSWSMSQNGKADGTVIKAGNALEAVTMALDLIN